Below is a genomic region from Carassius auratus strain Wakin chromosome 2, ASM336829v1, whole genome shotgun sequence.
aataaaaaaaattaaaagttttttgcTTACAACAATATCCTATCAaacattaatttacaataaataaattagcaaACTAAAATATGTTTCACGAAGtatttatgtaaatgcattttctaacagaattttttttttatttttattttgtatctaaaatataaatatatatatttttaaagcatataAGAAATACATTCACATTTGAAGAAAAAGTCAATTTGTCATCTATAACACATAGATGAACAGAAATCAGCGAAGGCTGCAAGCGTTGATACTAAAATGAGGCAAAACTGAGATAACCTTGAAGCCATAAAAGCTCTCTATCATGTTTGACATTCACACCTGGTATTAGATTCCAGTCTGCATGAACAGATGCCAGTATAGAGGCCTACTGTTACACAACACGGTCACAAATGACGTCCGTTTCCATTCCTCTGTTTATTATCATGCATCAAACACTATCAAAGTGCCTTCTGTTTCTTGATATTACTTAATATTATGCCACAAATAAATACTTCACTGTACCATAGACACAAATCAATGCATATACATCATACATAAAGTACTTGATGTTCAGAGGATAAAATAAGCAAGGGAAGTTTCTGATTGTTTGTGTGCACTGAATGTACGTCAATAAAGTTTAGTAGCCTTTTGACATTTCAAACAAGCTATAAATACTAACACACTGACCTTGTGTCTGAGTGTCTGataagtgtttgttttcctgttACATGACATATAAAACTTTGGATAAATgcttgaataaatgtaataaattgctGTACCAAGTATTTTGCCAGAGTAGTTTTTGATGTATTAAGTGAAGGGATATAAATATATcaggaaataatgaaataaacgatgaaatgtaaacataaataaacaaactaaaatgagAAATTGCAAAAAATGccctgtaatttaattaaatagccttcaattaataaatatacaacacaTAAACCATAAAGGGTGTAATGTTCTTTTTATGAAGAatgaaaattacacaaaatatgataCACTGGGAATTAAATCAATAATGAAATGCATACAGAAAtgcatatttactgtatatttatttcaacatttttattaaatgatttgaTTCAATATTTAGTTTATCCCATTACAGTCCTCCATCAAAGTCCAGAAACTGAAATCATAAAGAGTTTGATCTTTTCTACACAACACAGATGTCTGTTCTGATTGAAGATGAAGATGGTAGAGCTTTGGCTAATTTATAATTGCCATATACTGTTCGTCTCTGGGCATCCAAGAGAGTAatgcttgtttttaataaaacaaagttacatagAGCAATATAAAATCACAGGCTTTTGCCAtccgttttaaaataagttagtatttatttacaaaatccGTCTAGTGGCAGAAGCTATTTACAGTTCTATACACACACCATCTTCATTCCAACTAAAGAGATGCTGCAAAGAGAATAAGGAAAATAGATATGAAAAACATCTTTACAATGATGCACgtcatactgtaaatattaaaggATGGAGGATCTTACCTATAAGACGTTCAACAGGGAGTTCTGAATGCCTTCATAAACTTGGTCATAGAGCTCGTCTTTTGTTCTCATTCCGTCCAGATATTCTGCAGAGAGGAGTCATGCATGTAATGAGTTACAGATCACAGAATGCCTTTCTAACGCTAGACTGGTTGACTTACGGATATCTAGTCCGCTGTTTTCCATCTCCAGCCTGTGTTTCAAGTACATGGGCCACACGTGGCCATCGAACAGACCAGGAGGGTCAGGAACGGTGTAAGTTCTCATACTGAAACAAAGGAGACGGATTTGTTCGAAAACCAGCTAAGAATCATCCTCAAAATCTGATCTTAAAAAGCCATTCtcaccttcttcttcttttgcACTCCCCGTATGGAATGGTGACATAGTAGCACTTGCTGTAGACGTCAAGCAAAGGCCTGGAGGTGAAAACAAGAGGAAACCATCAAGCTGAATAAAACCATTAAGCTGAATAAACCCAACAAGTCTTAGAAGACTCCTACTTGTAGTTATAAAGAAGAAATCCCTCTATAATGAGTATGTGGATTTCACGCTCAGGGTCCGAGCCGTCAGATTCGGGGGAGACAGTCACGCCGTGGGAACGTGCAAACTTCACCGGGTTCTCCATCCATCCCTTAACCGTGTTCACCATGGCATCCATGTCCAAGGCGGTCATCACTACACAAGGAGACAAAGAAGACAAAGCGTGTCTCACATGCTTGGATAACCAGAAAGAAAATAATCCATTGAAGACTTTATGTCTTCTAATTGTCCTTTGTCTTTTAAGGgatgttaataattaatataataggACTGTGAGTCAAATTTACACTACCAGTCTAAAGTTTGGACACGCTTATTTTTTATTACTGCTAGtaataaaatggtaaaaagaAAACTCTCACTCTAGATGCTCATCTTGTGATTCTTTTAAACACTAATGAAGGAGGAACATgtataatgatgaaaaaaatctaattcattcacacactctcagaaaaaaggtacaaaagctctTTTCAAAAGACACATCTTTGTACCTAAAGACTCGATATTGGTTCCTTAAAGACACATAATAGTAGCTAAAGTTTACATATCagtacctaaaaggtacaaaagtgtactttttgaaaaggtaccaccccagtgccagcctttgtacctttttttcctgAGATTGCAGGCTGTTTATATTCACCTACAGAGAGCATTTCAATCATTAAGTGTGTCCAGACTTTTGACGTGCAATGTAAGAGAAATAGTTTTGCTGGGTTTTAGGATTATGTTACTATAATGCAGAATGTTTATGGAAAGGTGGGAATACATTACTGTTTCTCTTCCCACAGCGAAAGCCATTCTTACCATCCCATTGTTTAAAGCCGTCCTCCCCGAGCTCTATTTGATCCTGGGGCTGCAATAACAGTGACCAATAAAACAAAAAGGTGTGGATCGCTCAGGCAGTGCTGGTCCCACCTGGACATGTGACGCCAAGCCCTCAGGCTAGTCCTCTAAAATCATCTTCAGTTTCAACTTAATTTGGTTGCAATGCACTAAATGTGCAGTTATGCATTCACTAGACTGAATTATCTCTAGGAGAGAAAGAAGAGCCTCTAATGACAGTtaggaatgtgtgtgtgatgcactTAAGAGGTGttattaaatatatcagtatgggTGCTTGGAGTGAATGGTGGTATGAAGGTTGCCAGATCCTCTCACATGCCACAGAATGATAAATGCATGAGCAAGAGAATCAGATAAGTGGAATTAGGAGTTTAATGCTGCGAATGAATGCCTGCTAGACTCGTTTAAGGGTGTTTGAGGTTGGCTGTCCAGGAGAACACCAGCATATGGTTCATGAACCACAATATGGACAATGGATCCATAAATACAACAAATGACTAAGTCCTAATTTCTTTACCTTTTCTGTTCCTTGGAACTGCTGTGGCATTAATAACATTAAGTATTTAGACACT
It encodes:
- the LOC113111231 gene encoding nicotinamide riboside kinase 2-like isoform X2, with product MTALDMDAMVNTVKGWMENPVKFARSHGVTVSPESDGSDPEREIHILIIEGFLLYNYKPLLDVYSKCYYVTIPYGECKRRRSMRTYTVPDPPGLFDGHVWPMYLKHRLEMENSGLDIQYLDGMRTKDELYDQVYEGIQNSLLNVL
- the LOC113111231 gene encoding nicotinamide riboside kinase 2-like isoform X1, translating into MKFIIGIGGVTNGGKTTLTGRLIKNLPNCCVVHQDDFFKPQDQIELGEDGFKQWDVMTALDMDAMVNTVKGWMENPVKFARSHGVTVSPESDGSDPEREIHILIIEGFLLYNYKPLLDVYSKCYYVTIPYGECKRRRSMRTYTVPDPPGLFDGHVWPMYLKHRLEMENSGLDIQYLDGMRTKDELYDQVYEGIQNSLLNVL